GGGATTTTGATTTCGCCTTTGCCTTCAGCCGACGCCTTGACGTGAATACGGGTGCCAAAGTAAGAGGATAGCCTTGATTCTACCCGCTTCACTTCATTCTCAAACGGATGCAAATCTAATTTGGTCTGCGGGTCTGGTTTTTTGTTGGCCAGGTTCAGGTTACGCACCAGTTCCTCCACCTTGCGCACAGACAGTTCCTCGTTCACAATCTTGCGGTAGACTTCCAGCTGCTTTTCCACGTCATCAATGTTGATGATGGCGCGGGCGTGGCCCATGGAAATAAGGTTGTCCCGGATCCCGATTTGGATGTCTGGCGGCAATTTCAATAACCGCAGGTAATTGGTCACCGTTGTGCGCTTCTTGCCAACACGGTCGCCCAGTTCTTCCTGCTTAAGGTTACACTCAGACAGCAGGCGCTGGTAGCTAAGGGCAATCTCTATGGCGTTGAGGTTTTCCCGCTGAATGTTCTCAATCAGGGCCATTTCCAGCATTTGCTGGTCATCGGCTTTTCTGATGTAGGCAGGAATGGTGTCTAGCCCGGCCAGTTTGGCGGCCTGGTAGCGGCGCTCCCCAGAGATCAGCTGATACGTCTCAGCGTTCAGCTGACGGACCGTAATGGGCTGGATGATTCCCTGGATGCGGATAGATTCAGCCAATTCTTCCAGGGCCACTTGGTCAAAGTGGGTACGCGGCTGGAAGGGGTTGGTCTCAATCTGGGTTAAAGCTATATCTGCGATGGTATTAGCAACGTTAAGATTAGTTGGAGTTGATTCTGGTTTGCGGTCATAACTGCCCGCAATAAGCGCATTCAGGCCTCTTCCAAGGCCGCCTTGTTTTTTCTTGGCTGAATTATCAGACATGTACTTTTCCTCTTCTAAAAAATATTACTGGGCAACCGCTACGCCGTTCTTCTCCACAATCTCACGGGCAAGGTTAAGGTAGCTGATGGCCCCTTTACTTTCGGCGTCATGCAAAATGGCGGGAATCCCGAAGCTGGGCGACTCACTCAGTTTCACGTTACGCGGGATAATGGTATCAAACACCATTTGCTGGAAGTGCATTTTCACTTCCTCCACCACCTGGTTAGACAGGCGCAGGCGCACGTCATACATGGTGAGCAGCAGGCCTTCAATCTCCAGGTCAGGGTTCAGGCGGGACTGAATGATCTTGATGGTGTTCAACAGCTTGCCTAAGCCTTCCAGGGCGAAGTACTCGCACTGCACCGGAATGATGACAGAGTCTGCGGCGGTTAAAGAGTTCACGGTGATAAGACCCAGGGAAGGAGAGCAGTCTATGATGATGAAATCATACTTCTCCTTCAGGGGCACCAGCACCTGCTTCATCTTGTCCTCGCGGTTAGGCAGGTTGATCATCTCTACCTCGGCTCCCACCAGGTCTATGTGGGAGGGGATAAGGTCCAGAAAATCAATGGGCGAGGAAAGGATGATCTCCTCCACGTTGATCCCGTCTACCATGCACTCATAGATGCTGTTTTCAATGTCTTTGGGGTCAAACCCTATGCCAGAGGTGGCGTTGGCCTGCGGGTCAGCATCTACCAGCAGGGTCTTGAATTCTAAAGCGGCTAAGCTGGCTGCCAGGTTAATGGCCGACGTGGTTTTTCCCACGCCGCCTTTCTGGTTGGCAACGGCAATTATTTTTCCCATTATACAGGTTACAGTTCTAAAGTTTGACCAATCTCCATCAAAATCAACTCCTTCTGCTGACGCCGGGCTAGTTCCAGCGCCTCCACATGATCAATTTCTATGTACGGGAAGGTGTCATAGTGCATCCCGATTATTTTCTTCACATTCACGTAATTGGCGGCGATCAGGGCGTCTTCCACGTCCATGGTGAAATTGTCACCTATGGGGAGCAAGGCAAAATCCAGGTGGTACCGCTCCCCCAGTAGTTTCATGTCCATGTGCAGGGCGGTGTCTCCGGCGTAGTAGAAAGACTTCTCGGCGCTCTCTACCACAAAGCCCGCGGCGGTCCCGGCATAGGTGCCGTCTGGCAAAGAGCTGGAATGGATGGCGTTCACCATCTTCAGGGTTCCGAAGGGAAAGTGCACCTTGCCCCCAATGTTCATGGGGTGTACCTTCTCAATGCCTTTGTTCTGGTACCAGCTCACAATCTCAAACGTGGCTACCAGGGTAGCACCGGTTTTCTTGAGCAGGTGCTCTGCGTCTGCCACGTGGTCTGCGTGCCCGTGGGAGAGCAGGATGTAGTCACAATCTATAGAATCAATGTCTATCTCAGAGGCCAGGGGATTGGGGGTGATAAAAGGGTCAAAGAGAACTTTGGTACCCCCCAGGTCCATGAGAAAACAAGACTGTCCGTAATAAGTAATTTCCATCTGTTATAAGCAAAAGAAAGCGTTTAACCATGAAATATAGCAGAAGCTACTGCAAAGATACGGTAATTTAGAGAGACTTGTAAGCCTGACTTATTAACACTTAGCGGTTATTTATCCCCATTTTTGCCCCTGGTTCAGGCTTGCCCATTGGTTGAGCAAATATGGTTTATCTACTTGATAGCTATCTTTTTAGCAGAAACGTTGAAAGTACCGTGGCCAAACGTTATCTATCGGAAGAAATGTCGGGTTTTGGCTTTCTCTCCTGTTAAACGACGGGCCGCTAAGCCTAGTACAATCACCTTTAATTTACCTCTGGAAAGAGCCGGATTGCCTGCCGTTTGCAGCTTTGGTTCTCTGGTTGAAAGTTCGTTTTGAGCCTGTTTTCCGGAAAACAGGCTCAAAACGGAAGATTGGTTTACAGAATAAAAATGCCTTGTAAGTAGCTTGCTAAGGGTTCAGAAAGAAGGATAGATGAAGGAAGAGAGAATGTTAATGACGCGTCAGAAGTGGATATAAAAGGACGAAATATAAGGGTGAAGGTTATGAAGGAGTGGTGGATGTGAATTATCTTAAATGTCTCTGCATCAGCGATTGTATAAGGTTGTGATGGAAGAAATAGTCCATAAAAAAAGCCCGGTGTAGACCGGGCTTTTTTTATGAGTTAGGGTAGGCTATCTGGCGCCTTTCTTGCGTTGGGCTTCTTGCTCCGCAGCCGCTTTCATGGCATCTTGGATCCGTTTCTGGAAGCCGCCTTTAGGCTCTTTGCCTTTGTTTTTCTCCTGGTAGTCTTCCAGGTTCTTCCGGATCTTTCCTTCGTCTACAAAGTACCGGATCAAGGCCTGCTGCCCGAAGGTGACAATGTTAGACACGAAGTAATAGAAGCTAAGGCCGGCCGGGAAGCTGTTCAACACAAACATGAAGATGATCGGCATCAGGTAAGAGTAGAACTTCATGGGTCCCTGCACCGTGCTCACCTGGTTATTGGACCAGGTGTATAGAATAGTAGAGGCGGTCATGAGCAGGGTGAACATACTCACGTGGTTTCCATAGAAGGGAATGGTGAACGGCAGCATGGCAAACACGTCATAGGTGCTCAGGTCATGGGCCCACAGGAACGGCTCCTGCCGCAACTCAATGGAGTTAGGGAAGAAGTTGAACATGGCAAACAGGATAGGCATCTGCAGCAGCATAGGGATACAGCCACTCATAGGGTTCACGCCCATCTTAGAATACAGGGCCATGGTCTCGGCCTGCGTTTTCTGCATATCCCCGTCGTGCTTCTCCTTGATGGCGTCAATCTCAGGCTTCAAGACCTTCATCTTGGCCATAGAGATGTACGACTTGTAGGTCAGCGGGCTCAGCAGCAACTTGATGTAGAGCACCAACAGAATAATGATGATGCCGTAGCTGCCAATAAAGTCTTCCAGGAAGTCAAACGCCGGGATGATGAGGTACTTGTTTACGTAGGCGAAAATGCCCCAGCCCAGTTCCAGGTTTCGGTCAAAGTCTTCGGTTACCCGCTTCAGGACGTCGTAATCGTTCGGGCCGAAGAAATAGGTGAAGTGGCCTTTGCCGCCCAACACGTCCTGCACCGGAATGCTGAGCTTGGAGCGCAGGGTCTTCACCTGGGTAGTGTCTTCGTCCTTGAACGTACTGGAAACCTCGGCATCAGAGAAGCTGTTGTCTGCGATTATGGCCGCGGTGAAGAAGTTCTGCTTGTTGGCTACCCACTTGACAGGTTCCTCCAGTTTCTCGGCCTCAGGGTCTGTGGAGCTGGCAGAAAGCTTGTCAAAGCTGCCTTCAGCGGTGTAGTAGTTGAGGGTGGAGTGGTTGCGGTTCTGCTTGATGTCTTTCTCCAGGCGCTTCAGCTCATCGGTCCAGGTAAGGACCACGGGCTGCTGGGCCACAACGCCTTCCATGCCTCTGAAATGAAGTTGGTATCCTACCTGATAGGAATCGTCCTGGAGGGTGTACACCTGCTCAATAGACTGGCCGGGGGCTACCTGCGCGGTGAAGGTGATCGCCTTGGCAGGTTTTTCCTTCACGGTAAGGTTAGCTACGGCAGACGGCTGGAAAAACAGGTCTGATAGCTTTATGGTACGGCCAGATTTGGTCTGGAACGTGAATTCCTGACGGCTGCTTTTAGAGTCAAACAGCACCAAGGCCTTCTGGTCCCAAGTTTTGTAGTTCTTCAGGACTACTTCCTCTACTTTACCGCCCTGGCTGCCCAAGGTTACCTTCAACTCTTTGTTCTCCAGCACCAGGTTCTGGTTTTGCCCGGTTGCCAAGGCACCAAACTCTCCTAATTGCGAGGAGCGTTGCGCTCTGGCCAGAGAGTCATCTGCCGGCGTAGAAGCCACAGCCGAGGAATCTGGAGCCATGGTGGCAGCCGTGGTTGCTTTTTTAGTTTCGGGCCCTGTCTTTTGCTCAGGGCCTTTCATGAAGAAAATACTGTAAACCAGTATGATAACGGCAATCAGGCCCATGCCTATTGCGGAATTCCTATCCATAAGTGCTAGTAAGTAATTATTTGTTTTTAAGTTTTGATTGGGTGATGGCGGCCTTGATGAAGCGCACAAACAGCGGGTGCGGGTTCAACACGGTGCTCTTGAGTTCTGGGTGATATTGGGCGGCCACAAACCAAGGGTGGTTCTGCAGCTCAATGATCTCTACCAACCCGGTGTCTGGGTTAATACCTGAGGCAATCATGCCGGCTTCTTCAAACGGCTTCAGGTACTGGTTGTTGAATTCATACCGGTGGCGGTGGCGCTCAGAGATATGGGCCCGGCCATAGGCCTGGAAAGCCTTGGAGCCTTTTTTCAGGTCGCACTGGTACGCGCCCAGGCGCATGGTCCCGCCCTTCTGGGTCACGGTTTTCTGCTCCTCCATCATGTCAATAACAGGGTGGGGGGTGGCAGGGTTCATCTCGGTGGATGCGGCATCTTTCAAGCCCAGCACGTTGCGGGCAAATTCTACGGCCGCCGTCTGCATGCCCAGGCAAATCCCGAAGAACGGAATCTGGCTTTCGCGCACGTACTTGATGGCCTCCAGTTTGCCTTCAAACCCGCGTTCGCCAAAGCCAGGAGCCACTAACACGCCGTCCAGGCCCTGCAGGTGCATGTGCACGTTCTCTGCGGAGATGAATTCTGACTGGATGAATTTGAGGTGAACTTTACACTCATTGAATGCCCCCGCATGGATGAAGGATTCAATGATGGATTTATAGGCATCTGGCAGTTCCACGTATTTCCCTACCAGGGCAATGTGTACTTCTTCGGTGGGGTTTTTAAGACGGCCCAGGAATTCTTTCCAAGTGTCCAGGTTGATTTCCTGGCGGCTGGTCAGTTTCAGTTTCTTGATCACGCGCTCGTCCAGCTTTTCTTTTTTCATGAGCAGCGGCACGTCATAGATGGTCTCGGCGTCCAGTGACTCAATCACCGAATTAGTGGCCACGTTGCAGAACAAGGCTATTTTCTTGCGCATTTCCGCCGGAATGGCGTACTCAGACCGGCACACCAGGATGTCTGGCTGCACGCCCGCCTCTGATAAGGCCTTTACGGAATGTTGGGTGGGTTTGGTCTTCAGCTCGCCGGCGGCTTTCAGGTAAGGCAAAAGCGTCAGGTGAATCACCACGGTGTCATTGGGGTTCAGGTCCCAACGCAATTGGCGCACGGCTTCTATAAAGGGAAGTGACTCAATATCACCCACGCACCCGCCAATCTCGGTGATCACCACGTCAAACTCGCCGGTCTCGCCCAGCATAAGCATGCGGCGCTTAATCTCATCTGTGATGTGGGGAACCACCTGCACGGTCTTGCCCAAGTAGGCGCCCTGGCGCTCCTGGGTAATAACGTTGTGGTAGATACGGCCGGTGGTCACGTTGTTTGCCTGGGAGGTGGGGGTGTTCAGGAAACGCTCATAATGGCCTAAGTCCAGGTCCGTCTCGGCGCCATCTTCGGTGACATAGCATTCCCCGTGCTCATAGGGGTTGAGCGTGCCCGGGTCAATGTTAATGTAAGGATCAAATTTCTGGATGGTGACGGAGAAGCCCCTCGCTTGCAGAAGTTTAGCCAATGAAGCAGAGATAATGCCTTTCCCTAATGAGGAAGTCACGCCCCCTGTAACGAAGATGTATTTAGCAGAAGCCATAAGTAGTGTTTGTCTTATGGACTGCAAAGTTACTGTAAATTATTAGAAAGGGAGGGAAAATGTTTGGAAGGAATTACAGGTAAGGCCTTGTGCGGAAGCCAAGGCTGTTTTGGGGCCGTTTTCCGGAAAACGGCCCCAAAACAGCCTTGGCAGAGGAATCATTGGTGTAAACAAACAGGCTATTTCCTCACCTTACCTTTCAAGAAAGCTGGCCTGCAGGAGGAAATGCTACTGTTGCCCGTTGGAAAGGGACGAAAACACGATCAACCCTAATAACCCAACCCCCGTTCCTATGGCCACCTTTCCCAATTTCCGTTTATGGGCCTGGCTGCGGAAGCCTTTGTAGTAATAGGGATTTGATAACAACTGTGGATCAGGCCCATCATTAAGGGTGATCTTAGGAGGTACTGCCGCCACCACTAAGGCTGCCGGGAAGAATAAAAACCCGGAAATGGCCCCACCTGCTATTCCTTTATTGCTCTTATAATATTTTCGGGCATCCAGCCGGCCCAATTGCGCCATCTGCAAAGGATTGCGCTTTACTGGTTCTGGCGCGGCTTCCTCTACAGCCGGCTGCATGAGTTCTTTTTCTCCGTTGGCATACTTCACCATAAAGACATCCTTGTGGGGCAGCGTAAAAAGGCTGTCGGAGAACAGGTTGGGCTGTTTGAAGGTGATTTTGGTAGTGGAGATCTCCATAATTTTAGCGCTCACCTCATCGCCGGAGGTTTTGTAAATAATGTCCTGGGCAGAGAGGCTGAAAGACCCTAGCGCCAATAATAGAAAACAGGCAAGTAGTTTCATGTCTAAAGGGTTAGGCAGGTTACAGTTTTCTGGAATTGAAGCCAAAGAGCAGGCTGAAGCGCATGCCGCCGTTGCCGGGCACCACCGCAAAGTTCACTGGGAAATTCACGCCCTCTGACTGGAAATTGGTGCCTACCGCAAAGACCAAACCCGCGCCGGCAGGAGAGACGTTAGGGCCCACGCCAAACTCAAAGCCTTTAGAGCCGCGTAACCCAATGAGGGCGTTTAAGCTGGGCAAAAACTCGCCTTGTTCTAGGCCGCCAATAAGAGGCACAAATTCCACCAGGCCAGATAAGCCATTGCCGGTAGTGAAGATTCGGGTTTCAAATTGCCAGCCAAATTGGGTGATGAATGGGTTAACGTCAAATTCTTCCTTGGCCCTGTCGGCTACGCCGCCAGATAAAATGGTAAACCCTAACCGGGGCCCACCCAACTTTACCGCGGTTTGCAGGGCTATGCTTTCCTCGTCTGTTGCTACGCCCGGTCTGCCGCTGGCCTGGTAGGCAGGAGTGCTGGTAGCCGGAGCGTTGAAGGTTTCCTTAGTGCCGTTGGCATATTTGATCATGAACACGTCTTTTTTCAGGATAGAGATAGTGGGCCCGTCCTGGTAGTCAAAGCGCTTGTACTTGATTTCCTCTGGGGTAAGTTCCAGAATCTTGGCACTGATCTCGTCGCCGTTTCTTTTAATGATCAGGTCCTGGGCCAGGCTGATCTGCCATACCAGCATGCATGAAAATAGAAGTAGTAGTTTTTTCATCTCGGTTAATTTTTAGGGTTGTTTGAGTTTACTTTTATAAAGATAGAGTTGGGTTTTGGAGGAAACATATTAAATTAGATGAATGCTTACTTTTAAAAATGAATTATCTTGAAAGTATCTATTTGAAAACTAAATAGATACAGCTAATAAATATTACTTTTGAAAATGCTTCTTGTAAACCAAATGAGCGCCCAATCCTTCTGTTATGGATGATTTAAAAGTCACGATCAATACATTTTCTGCGGAGGACACCAAAGAGTTCACGTTATTCATCCAGCGGAACAAGAAAAAGAAGGACCGGAAGGATTTTGAGTTGTTTAAGCTGCTGCAGCAGAAACAGGAGCTTTCTGCGCAGAAGATCATGGAGAAGCTGTACCCGGGCGAACCCAACCCATCGGCTTACTATGCGTTGCGCAAACGCCTCATGCAGCACCTCACCGATTTCATAGTGCTCAAACAGATGGATGAAGACCCTACGGCTGGTTCCACCATCATGGGCCTGCTGTCCATGGCCCGCTACCTGTTTGAGGTGGGGGCCGAACGGTTGGCCTGGAACACCCTTAGAAAAGCCGAGCGGCTGGCCACGGAGAACGAGCAGTTCGGGCTTCTCAACGCCATCTTTAACCTGCAGATTGAACGCGCCGATAGCGAATTTGCCAGCGACCTGGACCAGATCATTCAAAAACGCAACCTGAACAAGGAGGCCACCGACGAAGAGGAGCGGGCCAATATTGCCAGCAGCCTGATCTACCGGCGCCTTAACCAGTCACGGGTGCAAGGCCGCAACCTGCAGTTTGACGCAGTAGTGCAAACCGTGTTGCAAGACTACGGCCTAACCCAGGCGGTAAGCCAACGACCCTCCCTTTTTTATAAACTGATGTCTATCACCAGAACCGCCGTTCTGGCCCGCCGAGACTTTTTCACTTTTGAGCCCTTTATTATTGAGAAGTACCAGGCCATGGCCGCCAGCCCGGGCTTTTCGCTGGCGCACCAGTTCTACAAGATCCAGTTGCTGTACATGATTGCGCACGTGCTTTACCGCAACCGAAAGTTCGACCAGTCCAATACCTATCTGGAAGAGTTAAACCAAACCCTGCAGGGGCCGGCCAGAAACTATTACACGGTTTTCTACCCCAAGTACCTGTTTCTGAAAACCGCCAATGACGCCTTCCTTAACAACCTGGCCCAGTCGGTGCGGCTGCTGGAGGATTTGCTGAAGCCCAACAGAATCACCTTGCCGCCCAAAGAGTTTCTCACCGTCCGCCTGGGGCTAAGCTTTCTGTATTTTGCCCAGGACGCCTATTCCAAAGCCAACAACTGCCTGCTGCAGATCAACCACTCAGATAAGTGGTGTGAACGGATCATGGGTCGGGAATGGGTCCTGAAAAAGAAAATGGGGGAGTTGATTATCCAGTATGAGATTGGCAACCTGGATCTGGCTCTGGACTGGGTGAAGGCGCTGGAACGCTCCTTTGAGGATTTGTTGTGCCAGGAAGTGTATAAAAATGCGCGCTCGTTTCTGCAGTTGATCAGTTTCCTGATTCTTCAGCCAAACATGGCCACCCGCAAGGATTTCTTCCTGCAAGTGGAAGACAGCCTGGACTTTGGCCCTGCAGAGCACGAAGACCTGCAGGCCATGAGTTTCTATGCCTGGCTTAAATCAAAAATGCTGGGCCGGAAATACTATGAGGTGCTGCTGGAACTGGCCAATGCGGCCTAAGGCGACTTTAGAAAGTATATTCTGTTTTGGGGCCGTTTTCTGAAAAACAGCCCCAAAACAGAAAAAGCCTAGGCTTTGTAATTTGCTATGGCCTGAATAATGGTCTGCACCATGTCCTCGGTGAGGTCCAGGTGAGTGACCAGCCTGATCTGCTGCGGTCCGAAGGCGCTAGCCAGAATGCCAAACCCCTCAAGATACTTTAGAAAATCAGAATCCTTCACCTGAGGGGCCAGCCGGAAGATGACAATGTTGGTTTCTACCGGCATCACGTCTTCCACGTAGCAGGCTTGGCCTAAGGCAGTGCCCAGTTGCGCGGCCCGGTCATGGTCCTCCTGCAGACGACTGATGTTGTTCTGGAGCGCGTACAGCCCAGCGGCGGCCAGATAGCCTGCCTGGCGCCAGCCACCTCCCAGCACCTTGCGCACGCGCTTGGCTTGTTCAATCAGGGGTTTAGTGCCCAACAGCAAAGACCCCACCGGGGCGCCCAGTCCTTTGGACAGGCAAACCGAGATGGTATCAAAGTAGCGTCCGTAGGCTTTGGCGTCATCGCCGGAGGCCACCAGGGCGTTGAATACCCGGGCGCCGTCCATGTGCAGGGCCAGGTTGTTTAGCTTGCACACCTCAGAAATGGCCGCAATTTCCTCAATGGTATAATAAGAGCCACCGCCCTTGTTGCAGGTGTTTTCCAGGGAAACCAGGCGGGTGATAGGGTAGTGGATGTTGTCTGGGTTGATGCCGGCCTCTACCTGCTGGGGCGTGATCTTACCCCGCTCGCCGTTTACCAAATGAACAGAGGCCGCCGAGTTAAACGCGATGCCGCCTACTTCATACAAGTAAATATGGCTGGTGCGTTCACAAATTACCTCGGTGAGCGGTTGAGTGTGAAGCTTAATGGCAATCTGGTTGGTCATGGTTCCGGAAGGGCAGAAGAGGCCCGCCTCCATCCCGAAGAGAGACGCCCCGTAAGCCTGTAACTCATTGACCATGGGGTCTTCACCGTACACGTCATCACCCACCGGGGCTTGGAACATGGCCTCTAACATGGCGGGCGTAGGTTTGGTAACCGTATCGCTTCTAAGATCTATGAAAGGTTTCATGTGTTTTTTTTAAGCTGAAATATTGAGAATGTAAAAGTAATAACTTACTTTTGCGATTCAATTTTAAATATTGACCGATGGCAGTTACTAGATTAAAAAGAAAAGACCGCAAGAATAAAGCAAGACAAAACAACAAGCAGCGCGTTATTAAGCAATTGTTGTCTACTCCGGTTATTAAGAACGTAGATATTGAGGAGCTGAAGGCTCGCTTTACTACTACTGCTCCAGCCGCTACGAGCGCTGCGACAGCCGCTGAGTAATTCTGCGTTTTTCGTTCGCCTACTGCCTTTCGGCAAACTGTACGCGATTACTCCTATTACAACATAGTTGAAAGTGTAGCCAGAACTGGTTACACTTTTTTTATGCCCTTTTGCCTAGCTCAATGGCCTGCAGGTGCTGCACTTTGCCTTCGTTTACCTCAAACCGCAGCATGGTGCGCATGGCATGGAAGCCGTGCTTTCCGGCCGCGCCGGGGTTGAGGTGCAGCAAGTTGCCGTGTTTGGGGTCTTGCATCACCTTCAAAATGTGGGAGTGGCCGCAGATGAATAGGCCCGGCGGGTTCTCTTTGATCATTTCGCGTACCTCTGGCGCGTATTTGCCGGGGTAGCCGCCAATATGGGTCATGAGCACGTCCAGGCCTTCAACCGTAAACCGCAGGTTCTTGGGGTGAAGCGCCCGCACGTCTGGCCCATCAATATTCCCGTACACGCCCCGTAGCGGCGCTACCTCGGCCAGCCGCTCAGAAACGGCTGCCACGCCAAAATCTCCGGCATGCCAGATCTCATCACACCCTTTCAAGTGCGCCAGAATACGGTCATCCAGGTAACTATGGGTATCAGAGAGCAGGCCTATTTTCATAATGAGTGATTGAGAGATTGTATGATTGAGTGAATGAAAAAAAAACAGAGTAAAGCAAATTACGGATTAGATACGTTTTTGGCCCGTTTTCTGAAAAATAGCCCCAAAACGATCTGTCTCTCCCCCCCATTCTCTCAATCATTCAATCACTCATTAAATCACTCATTAAATCACTTTCCCCACGTCTCTGGTGACTGGCGCCATTCTTCCAGGGTAGCAATGGCGTCTTTAGAGATATAGCCTTGTTGGGCGGCGGTCTCCAGGAGGGCGTTGTAGTGGCTCAGGCAGACGGTAGGGATGTTGGCAGCGGCAAAGTTGGCATCGGCTTGGCCGAAGCCGTAGGTGAAGATGGCGGCCATGCCAATGACCTCTCCGCCGGCTTCCTGCACGGCCTTGGCGGCCTTTAAAGAGGAGCCTCCGGTAGAGACCAGGTCTTCAATGAGGACAATGCGTTGGCCTTTTTCCAACTTTCCTTCAATTTGATTTCCCATTCCATGGCTTTTTGGTTCAGGACGTACGTATAAATACGGCAAGTCTAAAAGGTCTGCCACCAGGGCACCCTGGGCAATGCCGGCGGTGGCCACGCCGGCAATGGCTTGTACTCCCCCAAAATGCTCTTGAACGACCTGGGCCAGGGCTTTTTTAATAAACGTACGGATATGCGGATAAGAGAGCGTGACGCGGTTATCGCAGTAAATAGGGGAGTTCCAGCCGGAGCTCCAACGGAAAGGTTGCTCCGGACGAAGCCGAACGGCCTGGGACTCCAGGAGGTAAGCCGCTATCTGCGCGGCGGTTTCTGTGTGTGGCATGGGCGAAAATACGCAAATTGTCCGTATCTTTTCGCAGTGGGAGCACCTTGTACCATCTGAAAATTCTTTCTTATTTTGTATCTGTTTACGCTTCCTACATTAGCGCCTACTTCATGAATGTCTTTATCAACGACATCCCACTGATTATTAAAAAAAGCAGTGAAAAGATCTTTAAGCACAAATATGATTTGGTGCTCGGTAAAGATGAACAATTTACCTCTAAGGATTTGGTGGGCGATGTGCTCTTCAAAGACGTAGACTCCGTCCTGATTGACCGTTTGGCGCGCCTCATGGAAGTGAAAAAGCTAAAGAAGCTGGAATCACTTACCCTGGTCACTGATAAAAAGAAGAAGCTCATTGAGCACCTCAAAGATCAGTTCAAGATCATTAAAGCCGCGGGCGGACTGGTCATCAAAGACGGGAAAATCCTGATGATCTACCGGTTGGGCATGTGGGATCTTCCCAAGGGCAAAATCAAGAAAACGGAGGAAACCAGCCTGGCCGCCATCCGCGAGGTGGAGGAGGAGTGCAACATAAAGGTGGCGATCACCGGCGAGTTGCCCAACACCTGGCACTCGTATGCCTACAAAGGCAACAAGATCCTGAAGAAAACCAACTGGTATACCATGCAGTGCCTGGATGACTCTTTGATGAAGCCCCAGGCCGAGGAGTTTATTGAGGAAGTGCGGTTCATGACCCCAGACGAAGTACTGGAAGTGCTACCCGAGTCCTATGCCTCCATTCAGTTTGTTATCCGGGATTATTTGAAGGCAGTGAAGAAAGGTGGAAAGGGATAAAATCCTGCACGTTGCCCCCAAAGCGGTGAATCTCCCTTATAATTGAGGAGTTGATGGCCGCCAGGCTGGGTGAGGTGATCAGGAAAACCGTTTCCAGATCTGGGTTCACGTGCCGGTTGGCCTGCGCAATGGTATTCTCGTACTCAAAGTCGGTGGTGTTTCTGAGGCCCCTGAGCAGGAACCGGGCGCCCACTTCCTTGGCAAAATCGGCGGTTAGGCCTTTGTAGGCCTGCACCCACACCTTGGGGTTGTCTTTGAATACGTCTTCAATAATCTCCACCATTTCGGGCACGGCAAAATAGCGGTTCTTGCTGCTGTTGTTGCCAATGGAGATGATGATGTTGTCAAAGAGTTCGCAGCCCCGCTGCACTACATCATAATGGCCGTTGGTGAAAGGGTCAAAGGAGCCAGGGAAAAGAGCAATGCGCTTCATGGGGTAGGTAGCCAATTTTTTCTGGTTAGGAATATGGCTGTGAAGATGCTGAAAAATTTCTGTTCCTG
This Rufibacter radiotolerans DNA region includes the following protein-coding sequences:
- a CDS encoding MltG/YceG/YrrL family protein is translated as MDDLKVTINTFSAEDTKEFTLFIQRNKKKKDRKDFELFKLLQQKQELSAQKIMEKLYPGEPNPSAYYALRKRLMQHLTDFIVLKQMDEDPTAGSTIMGLLSMARYLFEVGAERLAWNTLRKAERLATENEQFGLLNAIFNLQIERADSEFASDLDQIIQKRNLNKEATDEEERANIASSLIYRRLNQSRVQGRNLQFDAVVQTVLQDYGLTQAVSQRPSLFYKLMSITRTAVLARRDFFTFEPFIIEKYQAMAASPGFSLAHQFYKIQLLYMIAHVLYRNRKFDQSNTYLEELNQTLQGPARNYYTVFYPKYLFLKTANDAFLNNLAQSVRLLEDLLKPNRITLPPKEFLTVRLGLSFLYFAQDAYSKANNCLLQINHSDKWCERIMGREWVLKKKMGELIIQYEIGNLDLALDWVKALERSFEDLLCQEVYKNARSFLQLISFLILQPNMATRKDFFLQVEDSLDFGPAEHEDLQAMSFYAWLKSKMLGRKYYEVLLELANAA
- a CDS encoding threonine aldolase family protein, which produces MKPFIDLRSDTVTKPTPAMLEAMFQAPVGDDVYGEDPMVNELQAYGASLFGMEAGLFCPSGTMTNQIAIKLHTQPLTEVICERTSHIYLYEVGGIAFNSAASVHLVNGERGKITPQQVEAGINPDNIHYPITRLVSLENTCNKGGGSYYTIEEIAAISEVCKLNNLALHMDGARVFNALVASGDDAKAYGRYFDTISVCLSKGLGAPVGSLLLGTKPLIEQAKRVRKVLGGGWRQAGYLAAAGLYALQNNISRLQEDHDRAAQLGTALGQACYVEDVMPVETNIVIFRLAPQVKDSDFLKYLEGFGILASAFGPQQIRLVTHLDLTEDMVQTIIQAIANYKA
- a CDS encoding metallophosphoesterase family protein, which encodes MKIGLLSDTHSYLDDRILAHLKGCDEIWHAGDFGVAAVSERLAEVAPLRGVYGNIDGPDVRALHPKNLRFTVEGLDVLMTHIGGYPGKYAPEVREMIKENPPGLFICGHSHILKVMQDPKHGNLLHLNPGAAGKHGFHAMRTMLRFEVNEGKVQHLQAIELGKRA
- the pyrE gene encoding orotate phosphoribosyltransferase — encoded protein: MPHTETAAQIAAYLLESQAVRLRPEQPFRWSSGWNSPIYCDNRVTLSYPHIRTFIKKALAQVVQEHFGGVQAIAGVATAGIAQGALVADLLDLPYLYVRPEPKSHGMGNQIEGKLEKGQRIVLIEDLVSTGGSSLKAAKAVQEAGGEVIGMAAIFTYGFGQADANFAAANIPTVCLSHYNALLETAAQQGYISKDAIATLEEWRQSPETWGK
- a CDS encoding NUDIX hydrolase gives rise to the protein MNVFINDIPLIIKKSSEKIFKHKYDLVLGKDEQFTSKDLVGDVLFKDVDSVLIDRLARLMEVKKLKKLESLTLVTDKKKKLIEHLKDQFKIIKAAGGLVIKDGKILMIYRLGMWDLPKGKIKKTEETSLAAIREVEEECNIKVAITGELPNTWHSYAYKGNKILKKTNWYTMQCLDDSLMKPQAEEFIEEVRFMTPDEVLEVLPESYASIQFVIRDYLKAVKKGGKG
- the coaD gene encoding pantetheine-phosphate adenylyltransferase — encoded protein: MKRIALFPGSFDPFTNGHYDVVQRGCELFDNIIISIGNNSSKNRYFAVPEMVEIIEDVFKDNPKVWVQAYKGLTADFAKEVGARFLLRGLRNTTDFEYENTIAQANRHVNPDLETVFLITSPSLAAINSSIIREIHRFGGNVQDFIPFHLSSLPSNNPG